One Kribbella sp. NBC_00662 genomic region harbors:
- a CDS encoding DHA2 family efflux MFS transporter permease subunit, translated as MTTTTDTAAPTLTGGRRFGVLIALCLAVLVLGLDTTVLNVALPTLAKDLDASTSQLQWMANSYNLVLAALLLPAGLLGDRFGRRKIIAIALTLFGLASLACALSDSAGQLIAARAFLGIGAAMIVPVALSLITVLFRTEEERKKAIGFFVVANSIGMPLGPIVGGLLLDHAGWQWIFLMNVPIAFIAAGAVSLLVPETRSSNRPAIDWLGIVLSSTGLAALVYGVTKAGETSWTDGVTILFLGLAVVLIAGFLVWQRRNREPLIELRLFSERVFTGGAVLLTVSVFAIFGLLFTMPQYFQGINGSDALHTGLKLLPFIGGMTVGAKLASPVDSKVGTRLVVMAGFVVMAVGFVLGAFTDLGTGYGYTAIWFVVVGFGLGCSMPQAMNAALGVLDPERAGTGSGLLQAFRQVGGTVGVAVLGTVLNSVYRHNVDTTGLPAQVADAVEKSLGGGLAVAEKAGSPHLLANVRDAFMTSLNTTMWVSGGIAVAGAILAAVLMPKKKTARPQDGSGQPVMS; from the coding sequence ATGACCACGACCACCGACACCGCAGCGCCGACGCTCACCGGCGGCCGCCGCTTCGGCGTACTCATCGCCCTGTGTCTCGCCGTCCTCGTCCTCGGCCTGGACACGACCGTGCTCAACGTCGCGCTGCCGACGCTCGCCAAGGACCTGGACGCGTCGACCAGCCAGCTGCAATGGATGGCGAACAGCTACAACCTCGTCCTCGCGGCGCTGCTGCTGCCCGCCGGTCTGCTCGGCGACCGGTTCGGGCGGCGGAAGATCATCGCGATCGCGCTCACCCTGTTCGGCCTCGCGTCGCTGGCGTGTGCCCTGTCCGACTCGGCCGGCCAGTTGATCGCCGCCCGCGCGTTCCTCGGGATCGGTGCGGCGATGATCGTCCCGGTCGCGCTGTCGCTGATCACCGTGCTGTTCCGCACCGAGGAGGAGCGGAAGAAGGCGATCGGGTTCTTCGTGGTTGCCAACAGCATCGGTATGCCGCTCGGCCCGATCGTCGGCGGCCTGCTGCTCGACCACGCCGGTTGGCAGTGGATCTTCCTGATGAATGTCCCGATCGCGTTCATCGCCGCAGGTGCGGTCTCGTTGCTCGTCCCGGAGACGCGGAGCTCGAACCGGCCGGCGATCGACTGGCTCGGCATCGTGCTGTCGAGTACGGGCCTGGCTGCTCTGGTGTACGGCGTGACCAAGGCCGGCGAGACGTCCTGGACCGACGGTGTGACGATCCTGTTCCTCGGGCTGGCCGTCGTACTGATCGCCGGATTCCTGGTCTGGCAGCGGCGCAACCGGGAGCCGTTGATCGAGCTGCGGCTGTTCAGCGAGCGGGTGTTCACCGGAGGCGCCGTACTGCTGACGGTGTCGGTGTTCGCGATCTTCGGCCTGCTGTTCACGATGCCGCAGTACTTCCAGGGCATCAACGGATCGGACGCGTTGCACACCGGGCTAAAGTTGCTGCCGTTCATCGGCGGGATGACGGTCGGCGCGAAGCTGGCGTCACCGGTCGATTCGAAGGTCGGCACCCGGCTGGTGGTGATGGCCGGGTTCGTGGTGATGGCGGTCGGGTTCGTGCTCGGCGCCTTCACCGATCTCGGGACCGGGTACGGCTACACGGCGATCTGGTTCGTGGTGGTCGGATTCGGGCTCGGCTGTTCGATGCCGCAGGCAATGAACGCGGCGCTCGGCGTACTCGATCCGGAGCGGGCCGGGACCGGATCTGGTCTGCTGCAGGCGTTCCGGCAGGTCGGCGGCACGGTCGGCGTCGCCGTACTCGGGACCGTGCTGAACTCGGTCTACCGCCACAACGTCGACACGACCGGGCTCCCGGCGCAGGTCGCGGACGCGGTCGAGAAGAGCCTCGGCGGCGGACTTGCGGTCGCCGAGAAGGCTGGCTCGCCGCACCTGCTCGCCAACGTCCGCGATGCCTTCATGACCAGTCTGAACACCACGATGTGGGTCTCCGGAGGCATCGCCGTCGCAGGTGCGATCCTCGCGGCGGTGCTGATGCCGAAGAAGAAGACTGCCCGCCCCCAGGACGGGAGCGGGCAGCCAGTGATGAGCTGA
- a CDS encoding GbsR/MarR family transcriptional regulator, with product MAEEPSLEAVSQFVERFAGVLANSGVPTMSARVMGAMLVSPTGTMTAAELAEALKISQPAVSGAVRQLLQVSFISRERLPGSRKDHYRIREDVFAAILERRNLALSEWESTSRSGAALFAADSPVARRLTEAADFFAFIHTDMEQMIKNWRADHPG from the coding sequence ATGGCGGAGGAACCGAGTCTGGAGGCCGTGAGCCAGTTCGTCGAACGGTTCGCGGGCGTGCTGGCCAACAGCGGCGTACCGACGATGTCGGCCCGGGTGATGGGCGCGATGCTGGTCAGCCCGACCGGCACGATGACGGCGGCCGAGCTGGCCGAGGCGCTGAAGATCAGTCAGCCCGCGGTGTCCGGCGCCGTACGGCAGTTGCTGCAGGTGTCGTTCATCTCCCGCGAGCGGCTGCCCGGTTCACGCAAGGATCATTACCGCATCCGCGAGGACGTCTTCGCCGCGATCCTCGAACGCCGCAACCTCGCGCTGAGCGAGTGGGAGTCGACCAGCCGCTCGGGCGCGGCGCTCTTCGCCGCCGACTCCCCTGTCGCACGCCGGCTGACCGAGGCCGCGGACTTCTTCGCCTTCATCCACACCGACATGGAACAGATGATCAAGAACTGGCGCGCGGACCATCCGGGATGA
- a CDS encoding glycine hydroxymethyltransferase has product MTQPFDAAAASAAYNNALQVIAAVEPTIAGAIKAELADQRSSLKLIASENYASPATLLTMGNWLSDKYAEGTIGHRFYAGCQNVDTVEQAAADHARALFDAPHAYVQPHSGIDANLVAFWAILAQRIESPALAEAGAKHVNDLSEDDWTKLRKALGDQKMLGMSLDAGGHLTHGFRPNISGKMFNQHSYGTDPETGLLDYDEVARKAREFKPLILIAGYSAYPRKVNFAKMREIADEVGATLMVDMAHFAGLVAGKVFTGDFDPVPHAHVTTTTTHKSLRGPRGGMVLCQPEYAESVDRGCPMVLGGPLSQTMAAKAVALAEARQPSFREYAQAVADNAVVLAEGLMKRGVKLVTDGTENHLVLLDVSSYGITGRQAESALLDAGIVTNRNAVPRDPNGAWYTSGVRIGTPALTTRGFGADEFDRVAELIVDVLSSTTPTTTSAGAPSKAKYVLADGVADKTRAASAEILDKHPLYPGLVLN; this is encoded by the coding sequence ATGACTCAACCCTTCGATGCCGCCGCCGCGTCGGCCGCGTACAACAATGCGCTGCAGGTGATCGCCGCGGTCGAACCGACCATCGCCGGCGCGATCAAGGCCGAGCTGGCCGACCAGCGCTCCTCGCTGAAGCTGATCGCGAGCGAGAACTACGCCTCCCCCGCCACCTTGCTGACGATGGGCAACTGGCTCTCGGACAAGTACGCCGAGGGCACCATCGGCCACCGCTTCTACGCCGGCTGCCAGAACGTCGACACCGTCGAGCAGGCCGCCGCCGACCACGCGCGGGCCCTGTTCGACGCACCGCACGCCTACGTCCAGCCGCACTCCGGCATCGACGCGAACCTGGTCGCGTTCTGGGCGATCCTGGCGCAGCGGATCGAGTCCCCGGCGCTGGCCGAGGCCGGCGCCAAGCACGTCAACGACCTGTCCGAGGACGACTGGACCAAGCTCCGCAAGGCGCTCGGCGACCAGAAGATGCTCGGCATGTCACTGGACGCCGGCGGTCACCTGACGCACGGCTTCCGGCCGAACATCTCCGGCAAGATGTTCAACCAGCACTCCTACGGCACCGACCCGGAGACCGGGCTGCTCGACTACGACGAGGTAGCCCGCAAGGCCCGCGAGTTCAAGCCGCTGATCCTCATCGCCGGCTACTCGGCGTACCCGCGCAAGGTGAACTTCGCCAAGATGCGCGAGATCGCCGACGAGGTCGGCGCGACGCTGATGGTCGACATGGCGCACTTCGCCGGCCTGGTCGCGGGCAAGGTCTTCACCGGCGACTTCGACCCGGTCCCGCACGCGCATGTCACGACGACCACGACGCACAAGTCGCTGCGTGGCCCGCGCGGCGGCATGGTCCTCTGCCAGCCGGAGTACGCCGAGTCCGTCGACCGCGGTTGCCCGATGGTGCTGGGCGGTCCGCTGAGCCAGACGATGGCCGCCAAGGCGGTCGCGCTGGCCGAGGCGCGGCAGCCGTCGTTCCGTGAGTACGCGCAGGCGGTCGCGGACAACGCCGTCGTACTGGCCGAGGGTCTGATGAAGCGCGGCGTGAAGCTCGTGACGGACGGCACCGAGAACCACCTGGTCCTGCTCGACGTGTCGTCGTACGGCATCACCGGCCGGCAGGCCGAGTCGGCGCTGCTCGACGCGGGCATCGTCACCAACCGGAACGCGGTGCCGCGCGACCCGAACGGCGCCTGGTACACCTCGGGTGTCCGGATCGGTACGCCGGCACTCACCACGCGCGGGTTCGGCGCCGACGAGTTCGACCGGGTCGCCGAGCTGATCGTCGACGTACTGTCCTCGACCACCCCGACGACCACGTCCGCGGGCGCCCCGTCGAAGGCGAAGTACGTCCTTGCCGACGGCGTCGCGGACAAGACCCGCGCCGCCTCGGCGGAGATCCTCGACAAGCACCCGCTGTACCCGGGCCTCGTGCTCAACTGA
- a CDS encoding acyl-CoA dehydrogenase family protein, producing the protein MADPFAVTNQAPPLRGVNFFTQDAALGDALRPYADLAGDPGLHRIGELAGSEEARAHALPANQNPPVLRTHDRYGNRIDEVEFHPSWHWLMERAVGFGLQAAPWTSDRPSPHLARAAGFYLWSQVEPGHGCPISMTYAAVPALRADERLAKEWVPQLASTEYDVRRLPVAAKNGVLAGMGMTEKQGGSDVRANLTTATPVGDDGEYQLNGHKWFCSAPQVDVFLVLAQAPDGLSCFVVPRVLADGNRNPFALQRLKDKLGNRSNASSEVEFHGTIGYRLGDEGAGVRTIIEMVAATRLDCVLGSAALQRKALIEAIWHTRHRSAFGGLLADKPAMQNVLADLAIESEAATALGMRLAAAVDSPDPKEAAFRRIALPLAKFWVCKRTPFMVAEALECLGGNGYVEESGLPLLYRESPLNSIWEGSGNVNALDVLRALRRPESLEAWLGEMAAVQGADARLDTAVNDVLQALADIENAEAGARRLAAQMALCLQGSLLVRHSTPVVADAFVASRLANDWGGVFGTLPRTTPFDQIVGRAIG; encoded by the coding sequence TCACCCAGGACGCGGCTCTCGGTGACGCTCTGCGTCCGTACGCCGACCTGGCCGGCGACCCCGGTCTACACCGGATCGGCGAGCTGGCCGGCTCCGAGGAGGCCCGCGCACACGCCCTCCCGGCGAACCAGAACCCGCCCGTACTGCGCACCCACGACCGGTACGGGAACCGCATCGACGAGGTCGAGTTCCACCCCTCGTGGCACTGGCTGATGGAGCGGGCCGTCGGCTTCGGGCTTCAGGCCGCGCCGTGGACCAGCGATCGCCCGTCGCCGCACCTCGCCCGGGCAGCGGGTTTCTATCTGTGGTCGCAGGTCGAGCCCGGCCACGGCTGCCCGATCTCGATGACGTACGCCGCGGTGCCGGCGCTCCGCGCGGACGAGCGCCTCGCGAAGGAGTGGGTCCCGCAACTGGCGTCGACGGAGTACGACGTACGGCGGTTGCCGGTCGCGGCCAAGAACGGTGTGCTCGCCGGGATGGGGATGACCGAGAAGCAGGGCGGGTCCGACGTACGGGCGAACCTCACGACCGCGACGCCTGTCGGTGACGACGGTGAGTACCAGCTGAACGGGCACAAGTGGTTCTGCTCGGCGCCGCAGGTGGATGTGTTCCTGGTGCTGGCCCAGGCGCCGGACGGGCTGAGCTGTTTCGTCGTACCGCGGGTGCTTGCCGATGGCAACCGGAACCCGTTCGCGCTGCAGCGGCTCAAGGACAAGCTGGGGAACCGCTCGAACGCGTCGTCGGAGGTCGAGTTCCACGGCACGATCGGATATCGCCTGGGCGACGAGGGTGCCGGGGTCCGCACGATCATCGAGATGGTCGCGGCCACTCGGCTGGACTGTGTGCTGGGCTCAGCCGCGCTGCAAAGGAAAGCCCTCATCGAGGCGATCTGGCACACGCGGCACCGGAGTGCCTTCGGTGGGCTGCTGGCCGACAAGCCGGCGATGCAGAACGTACTGGCGGATCTGGCGATCGAGTCCGAGGCGGCGACCGCTCTGGGGATGCGCCTGGCAGCCGCTGTTGACTCACCGGACCCGAAGGAAGCAGCCTTCCGCCGGATCGCTCTTCCGTTGGCGAAGTTCTGGGTGTGCAAGCGGACGCCGTTCATGGTCGCGGAGGCGTTGGAGTGTCTCGGCGGGAACGGGTATGTCGAGGAGTCGGGCCTCCCGCTGCTCTATCGGGAGTCCCCGCTCAACTCCATCTGGGAAGGGTCGGGGAACGTCAACGCGCTCGACGTACTGCGGGCGCTCCGCCGGCCCGAGTCGCTCGAGGCGTGGCTGGGTGAAATGGCCGCGGTGCAAGGGGCCGACGCCAGGCTGGACACCGCGGTGAACGACGTACTGCAAGCGCTTGCTGACATCGAGAACGCCGAAGCCGGCGCCCGCAGACTGGCCGCTCAGATGGCCCTGTGCCTGCAGGGTTCGCTACTCGTCAGGCATTCGACCCCGGTCGTCGCGGACGCGTTCGTGGCATCGCGGTTGGCCAACGACTGGGGTGGTGTGTTCGGCACGCTGCCGCGGACGACACCGTTCGATCAGATCGTCGGGCGCGCGATAGGGTGA